A genomic region of Arachis hypogaea cultivar Tifrunner chromosome 5, arahy.Tifrunner.gnm2.J5K5, whole genome shotgun sequence contains the following coding sequences:
- the LOC112802459 gene encoding 2-methylene-furan-3-one reductase codes for MMASSDDSTIPSHTKAWFYSEHGNPGDVLKIHPNWPIPELKEDQVLIKVVAASLNPVDNKRITDFYKDIYTPDPHLPIVPGLDVAGIVVKLGDQVKKFKVGDEVYGDINEDGIQNLKILGTLSEYTIAEERLLAHKPPNLSFVEAASFPAAVETAYEGLERADFSAGKSILVLGGAGGVGTQVIQLAKHVCGASRIAATSSTGKLEFLRKLGVDFPIDYTKENFEELSEKFDLVYDTVGQTERALKGVKEGGKVVTIVPPGVPPAIFFVLTSKGSILDKLRPFFESGKVKPVLDPLTPVPFSQVIDALSYIQTAKATGKVVVYPIP; via the exons ATGATGGCTTCATCAGATGATTCCACCATTCCAAGTCACACAAAAGCATGGTTCTATTCAGAGCATGGGAATCCAGGTGATGTTCTAAAGATACATCCAAATTGGCCAATACCAGAACTCAAAGAGGACCAAGTGCTCATCAAAGTTGTGGCTGCATCACTTAATCCAGTTGATAATAAAAGAATCACTGACTTCTACAAAGACATTTACACCCCTGATCCTCATCTCCCT ATTGTTCCAGGGCTTGATGTTGCCGGTATAGTGGTGAAATTGGGTGATCAAGTCAAGAAATTTAAAGTTGGTGACGAAGTCTACGGCGACATTAACGAGGATGGCATACAAAACCTTAAGATTCTTGGAACATTGTCAGAGTATACTATTGCTGAAGAGAGGCTTTTGGCTCACAAGCCTCCTAATCTCAGCTTTGTTGAAGCTGCTAGCTTCCCTGCGGCGGTTGAGACTGCTTATGAAGGACTTGAGAGAGCTGACTTCTCTGCTGGCAAATCTATTCTTGTTCTCGGAGGTGCTGGCGGTGTTGGTACCCAAGTTATTCAG CTTGCGAAGCATGTGTGTGGCGCATCAAGGATAGCAGCAACATCAAGCACTGGAAAACTCGAATTCTTAAGAAAACTGGGAGTTGACTTTCCTATTGACTACACAAAGGAGAACTTTGAGGAGCTGTCAGAAAAGTTTGATCTAGTCTACGATACAGTAG GGCAAACTGAAAGAGCCTTGAAAGGTGTAAAAGAAGGTGGGAAAGTAGTGACAATAGTACCTCCTGGAGTTCCACCAGCTATCTTTTTCGTTCTCACTTCCAAAGGATCTATTTTAGACAAATTAAGGCCTTTCTTTGAGAGCGGCAAGGTCAAGCCAGTTCTGGATCCTCTTACTCCAGTGCCATTTTCTCAAGTCATTGATGCTCTTTCTTACATTCAAACTGCAAAAGCCACAGGAAAGGTGGTCGTTTATCCCATCCCATGA
- the LOC112802460 gene encoding 2-methylene-furan-3-one reductase isoform X3, translated as MAASTTSIPSHIKAWVYNEYGNIEETLKLDPNIATPQIKDDQVLIKVVAAALNPVDYKRALGLFKDTDSPFPTAPGYDVAGVVVKVGSKVKKFKVGDEVYGDINENAGNPKAIGTLAEYTSAEEKVLAHKPSNLSFIEASSLPLAIITAYQGIERAQFSSGKSILVLGGAGGVGSLVIQLAKQVFGASKVAATASTAKLELLRELGADLPIDYTKENFEELPEKFDFVYDTVGGQVITIAGPASPPAIWFFLHSDGAVLDKLKPYLDSGKVKPVLDPKSPLPFSKAIEAFSYLKTNRATGKVVIHPIP; from the exons ATGGCAGCAAGCACGACTAGCATCCCATCTCACATAAAAGCCTGGGTCTACAATGAATATGGGAACATTGAAGAGACTCTCAAGTTAGACCCAAACATAGCTACGCCACAAATCAAGGATGACCAAGTTCTCATCAAGGTTGTGGCTGCAGCCCTTAACCCTGTTGATTATAAGAGGGCCCTTGGACTTTTTAAAGATACTGACTCTCCATTCCCa ACAGCTCCAGGGTATGATGTTGCTGGTGTGGTGGTGAAAGTGGGAAGCAAAGTGAAGAAATTTAAGGTTGGagatgaagtttatggtgatatCAATGAGAATGCTGGGAATCCAAAGGCTATTGGGACGTTAGCAGAGTATACTAGTGCCGAAGAGAAGGTGTTGGCACACAAACCCTCTAATTTGAGCTTTATTGAAGCTTCTAGCCTCCCTTTAGCAATCATCACTGCTTATCAAGGAATCGAGAGAGCTCAATTTTCTTCTGGAAAATCTATTCTTGTTCTTGGAGGTGCTGGTGGAGTTGGAAGTCTTGTTATTCAG TTAGCCAAGCAAGTTTTTGGTGCATCTAAGGTAGCAGCTACTGCTAGTACTGCAAAATTGGAGCTGTTAAGGGAGTTAGGAGCAGACTTGCCTATTGATTATACAAAGGAGAATTTTGAAGAACTGCCAGAAAAGTTTGATTTTGTGTATGACACAGTAGGAGGACAAGTAATAACAATAGCAGGACCTGCAAGTCCACCTGCAATATGGTTCTTTCTCCATTCAGATGGTGCAGTCTTGGACAAACTCAAACCTTATTTAGACAGTGGCAAGGTGAAGCCAGTGTTGGATCCAAAGAGCCCTCTCCCATTTTCTAAGGCAATAGAAGCATTTTCCTACCTCAAGACCAATAGAGCCACTGGAAAAGTAGTTATACATCCAATCCCATAA